CTTGGCTCCCAGTTTAACGCGCTGGCGGGTTCGGGTTGACTCTTTCTGCGCCGAAGTTGGCAAGGCGCTCGAAGGACTGATGCTCTGACGCGGGCCAATCTTCACCTGCAATGTCAGGCGACGCCCATCCCGCATGACGGTTACCGGCACGACGCGGCCAATCGGAGACGAGGCTACCATACGAGTCAAATGACGTTGATCTCTTACGGATTGACCATCGAACTGGACAATAATATCGGCGCTCTGTATGCCGGCCTGAGCAGCGGGACTATCTTTAGAGACTACATCGTGAACCAGCGCGCCGTGCGGATGATCCAATCCATAGACACGGGCTGCTTCGGGCTTCACCTCATCCAGCACAATCCCCAACCAGCCGCGCTCGACTTTTCCTGTCGCCACCAGTTGGTTGTAAACAGGTATCGCAATAGACGTAGGGATGGCAAATCCAACCCCATTAGATACACCGGTGCTGGTAGAAATCTGTGCATTGATGCCGATCACTTCCCCTTTGAGGTTGACCAACGGGCCGCCTGAATTGCCCGGATTGATAGCTGCGTCCGTCTGCAAAAATTGTTGAAAATTGGCGTGCGGCCCGGCGGTGACGCGGTCTTTGGCGCTGATGATACCGGCGGTGACCGATTGCTCCAATCCAAACGGACTGCCAATGGCCAGCACCCAATCGCCCACCTTCAACGCTTCCGAATCGCCAACCGGCGCAACCGAAAAGGGCGCAGAACCTTTGATCCTGAGCACAGCGAGGTCGGTCTCGGTGTCTGTGCCAATAATCTGAGGCACAAACGTGCGTCCATCGGCCAACCGAACGCGCATCCGAGCGGCATCTTCGATGACGTGTTTGTTGGTGAGGATGTACCCATCCGCATCTACCAACACGCCGGAACCTTCACCCCGTTGACGCCGACGTGGACCATGAAACCAATCAAACGGCTCTAACGCTGACGTGCTCGTAGGTTCCGCCACCGTTTCAATGTGCACAACAGCCGGTTCAACCCGACGCGCCACTTCGGCAAACGCTTCAGAGAGCGCCAGCGCCGTCGAAACGGCCACCGAAGGCGGCTCCCATGAACGATTCACCTGAAGCAACCGGTGCTGCTGTCGAGCCGACGCTTCACGAGAGATGAATATACCAATGCCAATGCCTATCAGCAGGCCAACTGCCACCAGTAAACTCAACACCACCTGCCGGCGCATCGGCGACCGAGTCAAACGTACACTGGAGTGATCCGTCTGTGGAACTGGTTCCATGCTCCGCTTCTCCACGTCATCGTATTCTGTTTGTATCATGCGCCTGTGATTATAACCGACTAATCCGAAACACCCAAGGTCTCAGCTTTCCATCGGTCGTAACAACACCTTCAGCCTTGCGTCCCTCAGGCGAATCAACCCGCGATCACCATGTCTTAACTCTCCACCGGTCGTAACAACACCTTGAGCACTCCGGGCGCCTGAGCCAATTCAAACGCGCGGAGCCCATGCTCAAGCGGAACAATCTCTGAAATCAGGCTGGTGACATCCACCTGACGCGAGGCCAACAGTTCTAACGCGCGAGGAAACCGACCGCACCGTGATCCTATGAGTGTCACTTCGTTCACCACCAGGCGCGACATATCAAGATGAAGCCCGCCAGCGAACGTGGACTTCACGATGATGCACCCCTGTGGGCGCACCAGCCGCAGGGCAAGCTCAAATCCGCCGGCTGAGCCGGTCGCTTCGATGACACAATCCTGACTGGCTGCTTCCAGGTCGGCTGCCTCTGTTGCCAGCAGTGTCTCTATCCCCCACTGCTGAGCAAGTGCCAGTTTATTGGCATGCTTGCCGATCAAGAGTAATTGGCATCCGGTTGAGCGCATCACCTGCGCCACCAAGAGGCCGAGCTTACCATCGCCAATAACGCTGACCCGATCCGCCGGATTGATCGGCGTCTGCTCCAAAATGTGAGCAGCGGCAGCCAACGGCTCAGTGAAGACGGCCTCCTCATCCCGCAACGACGGAGGAACAACAAACAAATTTCTTGCCGGTAACGAGAGAAACTCGGCCATCGCTCCATCACGCCCAACAATCCCCAACGCCGTGCGCCGCGGGCAATGCCGCGCATCACCGATCGCACATCCGGCGCATTCGCCACAGCCCACATTGATTTCTCCAACAACCCGTTGACCGATCAACTCGGCCTGCGGCGATGCTTCGACCACACCAACAAACTCATGACCGAGAATGCCGCGAAAACTGGCATAGCCGCGGGTGATCTCAATGTCGGTATTGCAAATGCCGGCGAGCAAAACGCGGATCAACGACTCTTGCTCATGACGTGGCATCGGCGCGTCACTGACATATCGAAGCGCTCCGTCAAATTTCAGTGCTCTCATCTTGTCCTCCCGTGAACATTTCTGTGAGCGCAGGCATCTTGCCTGCCGGTTGCGCCCAGTGAAAATAGGCCTGCTCGAAGCAGGCGCCCCCAGGTTTTCATGCTTCGTGGCGTCCAATCGTACATGGGCGATTTCTCTGAAAACGCCCGACCTCAGCTTACGCCGCAGGCGCAATCAGAAGGTAGCCAGACGTGCAACGTCTGGATAGCAGATCAACCAATCGTAGCGCGTCTGCAGCGCGCCAAGTCATAGGTGTTCGCTGCGCGCTGCGCGACATCAGCAATTTCCTCGGCACTCTTCGTGGCACGCGCCGGCCCATGAATGATCCTTCTGAGCAAACGCCGATTTCAAATCTGAGGGCACACGGGGCGCTTATTACCCAGCATGCACGCGAACGCTCGAGAGATTCTGTGTCGGCGCATTCTCAGGCCAGTCGGCGCAACCGCTCCGCTGCTGCCTGAAGCGTCTCGATCTTCTTGCAAAAAGAGAAGCGCACCTGATGACGTCCACGTTGCGGGTCTTGATAGAAACTGCTGCCGGGCACAACCGCGACGCCAATCTCTTTGACAAGGTAATGAGCGAACTGAACATCATCAGTAAAGCCGAACGCATCAATCTGAGTGATCGTGTAATAAGCTCCTTGTGGCCAGCAAGGCTTCAGTCCAAGCTGCTCCAACACCGGCAGCAACGTGGACCGTCGTTCAGCGTACTCGGTGGCTAGTTGCTGGTAGTAACTCGGCGGCAATCGAAGCGCCGTCGCACCTGCTTCTTGCAACGGAGCGGGCGCGCCCACCGTTAAAAAGTCGTGCACCTTGCGAATCGCACTGGTGATCTCCGCCGGCGCAATTGCATAACCAACTCGCCAGCCGGTCACGCTATAGGTTTTTGACATTCCGTTGATCGTAATCGTCCGCTCACGCATGCCATCGAGCGTGGC
This portion of the Blastocatellia bacterium genome encodes:
- a CDS encoding Do family serine endopeptidase; the encoded protein is MEPVPQTDHSSVRLTRSPMRRQVVLSLLVAVGLLIGIGIGIFISREASARQQHRLLQVNRSWEPPSVAVSTALALSEAFAEVARRVEPAVVHIETVAEPTSTSALEPFDWFHGPRRRQRGEGSGVLVDADGYILTNKHVIEDAARMRVRLADGRTFVPQIIGTDTETDLAVLRIKGSAPFSVAPVGDSEALKVGDWVLAIGSPFGLEQSVTAGIISAKDRVTAGPHANFQQFLQTDAAINPGNSGGPLVNLKGEVIGINAQISTSTGVSNGVGFAIPTSIAIPVYNQLVATGKVERGWLGIVLDEVKPEAARVYGLDHPHGALVHDVVSKDSPAAQAGIQSADIIVQFDGQSVRDQRHLTRMVASSPIGRVVPVTVMRDGRRLTLQVKIGPRQSISPSSALPTSAQKESTRTRQRVKLGAKLQMLSAQTARSFNLPITQGVVVSEIEEGSLASELGLQTHDVILRVNRQTIGSIEQLEAIISQLQSGDDLVVEVIGPRRLLDGPGRHVLTTVVP
- a CDS encoding alcohol dehydrogenase catalytic domain-containing protein, whose translation is MRALKFDGALRYVSDAPMPRHEQESLIRVLLAGICNTDIEITRGYASFRGILGHEFVGVVEASPQAELIGQRVVGEINVGCGECAGCAIGDARHCPRRTALGIVGRDGAMAEFLSLPARNLFVVPPSLRDEEAVFTEPLAAAAHILEQTPINPADRVSVIGDGKLGLLVAQVMRSTGCQLLLIGKHANKLALAQQWGIETLLATEAADLEAASQDCVIEATGSAGGFELALRLVRPQGCIIVKSTFAGGLHLDMSRLVVNEVTLIGSRCGRFPRALELLASRQVDVTSLISEIVPLEHGLRAFELAQAPGVLKVLLRPVES